Below is a genomic region from Isosphaeraceae bacterium EP7.
GGCCCACCGCCGACGAAGCCAAGATCTTCGACCGCTACCTGTCCCAGACCGGCGGCAACCTGCCCGAGGCCTTCGAAGACCTCTTCTGGGCGCTGCTCAACTCCACCGAATTCCTCAGCCGACGCTGAAACCCGCTCGACGACCTTCCAATTAAGGACCCGAACCGATGAGCTGGGACAAGAGCGTCGTGCGACTGGGACTTGGCCAAGGGGGCGCGGTCGTCAACCGCCGCCACTTCCTCAAGGCCGTCACCCTGGGGGCCGCCGGGGCGGCCTCGGTGAGCTTCACCGACCTGCTCTCGTTGCAGGCGGCCGACCTCCGCAAGCGGAACATGGCCTGCATCCTCCTCTGGATGGGGGGAGGCCCCAGCCAGCTTGAGACCTGGGACCCCAAGCCCGACCACGAGCATGGCGGCGGCACCAAGTCGATCGAGACCGCCGTGCCGGGCATCAGGATCGCCAAGGGCTGGGAGAAGACCGCGCAGGTCATGGGCGACCTGGCGCTCATCCGGTCGATGTCGAGTAAGGAAGGCAACCACGACCGCGCCACCTATCAGCTTCACACCGGCTATGTGCCCAGCGGCAGCGTGCGCCACCCCGGCCTGGGGAGCCTGACCGCGGCCGAGCTGGGCGACCCCAAGTTCGACCTGCCCCACGTCGTCAGCATCGGCGGCCCCACCACAGGCGCCGGCCTGCTGGGGGCCCAATATGAGCCCTTCGTCATCCGCGACCCCGAGAAGCCGCCGCAGAACACGACCTTGCCCGTGGAAGTCCGCCGCTTCGACCGCCGGATCGGCCTGCTCGGCTCGCTCGAACAGGTCGCCTTCGGCGCCAAAGGGGGGGGCGACCGCGTGAACGACCACGCCGCGCTCTACAAGCAGACGCGCAACATGGTGCTCTCGCCGCACATGAAGGCCTTCGACCTGGCCACCGAGGACCCCAAGACCCGCGCCGCCTACGGCGACACCCCCTTCGGCAACGGCTGCCTGCTGGCCCGCCGCCTGGTCGAGGTGGGCGTCACCTTCGTCGAGGTGCGCTCCGGCGGCTGGGACACCCACACCCTGCTCGACCTGTCCGCGAAGGCCGCCCCCGTCGACGCCGGGGCCTCGGCACTCATCGCCGACCTCAAGAGCCGGGGCCGCCTGGACACCACCCTCGTCGTCTGGATGGGCGAGTTCGGCCGGACCCCGAAGATCAGCGCCCGCGGCGGCCGAGACCACTTCCCTCGCGCCTTCAGCATGGCCCTGGCCGGCGGCGGCGTGAAAGGGGGCCAGGTCATCGGCGCGACCACCCCCGACGGCTCCGCCGTGGCCGATCACCCCGTCGCCGTCAACGACCTGCTCACCAGCGTATTCCACTCTCTGAAAGTCGACCCCACCAAGGAGAACATGAGCCCCGCCGGCCGGCCGATCAAGATCGTCGACGGCGGCAAGCTCATCGCCCCCCTCTTCGGCTGAGCCCGGCCACGACGGCCGGATCCGGATCTCGAGGCGCATGGGCGCGGCAATTGCGGGAACGGGGTACGCCCCACCCGCGGGTTGCCGCGCCCGCCGCGTGGGAGGAACCCCATAACCCCCCCATCGGTCGTCGCATCACGAGGTTCGAGCGATGCAGCTATCGGGACGTGTCGCGATCGTCACGGGCGCTGGCTCGGGAATCGGCCGCGCCTCGGCGGTCCTCCTGGCCATGCAGGGCGCCAAGGTCGGCCTGCTGGCCCGGTCCCGCGACGACCTCGAGGAGGTCGCCGCCGAGATCCGGGGCTTCGGCGGCGAGGCGCTGCCGCTGGAGGCCGACGTCTCCAGGCCCGACCAGGTGGAGAACGCCGTCGAGGCCCTCGTGGCCGATTACGGCAGGCTCGACATCGTCTTCGCCAACGCCGGGGTCAACGGCGTCTGGGCCCCGCTGGAAGAGCTTGAGCCCCGGGAGTGGCAGGAAACCCTGACCACCAACCTGATGGGCACCTTCCTGACGGTCAAATATGCCGCCCCCCACCTGAAGAAACGCGGCGGCTCGGTGATCGTCAATTCGTCGATCAACGGCACCCGCGTCTTCAGCAACACGGGGGCCACCGCCTACGCCTGCTCGAAGGCCGGGCAGGTCGCCTTCGCCAAGATGATCGCCCTGGAGCTGGCCCCGCACAAGGTCCGCGTCAACGTCATCTGCCCCGGCGCGATCGAGACCGACATCGACCGGAGCACCGAGCACCGGAACGTCGAGGACGCGCGCATCCCGGTCGAGTTCCCCGAGGGCTCCCAGCCCCTGACCGGCGGGAAGCCGGGGCGTGCCGAGCAGGTGGCACAGCTTGTGCTGTTCCTTGCCTCCGACGCCTCGGACCATATCACGGGCACCGAGATCTGGATCGACGGCGCCGAGTCGCTCCTGATCGGCTGAGCCGATGCGGAGCCAGACGGTCGCCGTCGGCCGATCCGCTCGAAACCAAAGGCGCGGGCGTCCGCCGCCCCGCGCTTCACGGGACACAGAACGACCATGAGCACCCTCAGCACCCACCCGACCGGGGCGATCTCGGCCGAAGAGATCCGCGCCGTCGAGGACCGGAATCGATCCAGGCTCGCGCACGTCAACGTGGCCGACGCCGAGCGCTGGGCCAGCGCCGTGGGCGGCGGCCTGCTCGCCACTTATGGCCTGAAGCGCGGGTCCCTGGGCGGCCTGGCCCTGGCCGCCATCGGCGGGGCCCTCATGTATCGGGGCTACACGGGCCAGTGCGCCGTCTATCGGGCCCTGGAGGTCGACACCGCCGCCGGCACCACCGGCAAGCTGGCCGAGGAGGTCCGCGGCGGCACTCTCGTCAAGGCGTCGCTGACCGTCGACCGGCCGGCCGCCGAGCTGTTCGCCTTCTGGAGCGACGTGGACAATCTCAAGCAGTTCATGAACCACGTCGAGTCGATCAGCCGGATCGACGACTCCCACTCGCGCTGGGTCGTCAAGGGGCCGTTCGGCGTCAAGCTCCAGTGGGACTCGGAGATCATCACCTCGAACCCGCCCGAGGTCATCTCCTGGAGCAGCGTGCCGGGCGGCGACCTGACCAGCGCCGGCTCGGTCCAGTTCCGCCCCGCGCCCGGCGATCGCGGCACCGAGGTGACCCTGGAGGTCAACTTCGAGCCCCCCGCGGGCATCGTCGGCCAGGCCATCGCCAAATTCATGGGCGAGAGCCCCGAGCGGGTCGTCCACGACCATCTCCGCCGCTTCAAGCAGCTGATGGAGACCGGGGAGGTCGCCGCCAACGGCAGCCTCGTCCGCCCCGCCTGAGCCCCGCGTCCGCTCGAACTCGACACGCACCAGGATGACACTCACATGAAGGCTCTCTGCTGGGAAGGCAAGACCGACGTCCGCGTCAACAACGTGCCCGACCCCAAGATCCTCAACCCCAAGGATGCCATCGTCCGAATCACGACGACGGCCATCTGCGGCTCGGACCTGCACCTGTACGACGGCTACATCCCCACCATGCAGAAAGGGGACATTCTCGGTCACGAGTTCATGGGAGAGGTCATCGAGGTCGGCCGGGGCGTGCGCGAGATCAAGGTCGGCGACCGCGTCGTCGTCCCCTTCGGAATCTCCTGCGGCAGCTGCTACTACTGCAAACAAAAGCTCTCGGCGCTGTGCGACAACAGCAACCCCAACGCCTACATGCAGGAGGCCGCCTACGGCGACACCGCCGCGGCCCTCTTCGGCTACTCCCACATGTACGGCGGCTACCCCGGCGGCCAGGCCGAATATGCCCGCGTCCCCTTCGCCGACGTCGGACTGATGAAGGTGCCCGACAGCCTCACCGACGAGCAGGTCCTCTTCCTCACCGACATCTTCCCCACCGGCTACCAGGCGGCCGACTACTGCGACATCAAGGGGGGCGACGTCGTCGCCGTCTGGGGCGCCGGGCCGGTCGGCCAGTTCGCCATCCGCAGCGCCTTCATGCTGGGCGCCGAGCGGGTCATCGCCATCGACGAGTTCCCCCACCGCCTGGAACTCGCCCGCAAGGGGGGCGCCGAGACGCTCAACTTCCGCGAGGCCGACGTCGTCGAGGCCCTCAGGGAGATGACCGGCGGCCGTGGCCCCGACAGCTGCATCGACTCGGTCGGCCTTGAGGCGCACGGCCTCACCGCCGGCAACGTCTACGACCACGTCAAGGCCGCGCTCTTCATGACCACCGACCGCATCGAGGTCCTCCGTCAGGCGATCCACGCCTGCCGCAAGGGGGGGCACGTCTCGGTCCCGGGGGTCTACGGCGGCCTGCCCGACAAGTTCCCGATGGGCGCCCTCTTCGCCAAGGGCCTGACCCTCAAGGCCGGCCAGACCAACCTGATGAAGTACATGAAGCCGCTGCTGGAGCGGGTCGAGAAGGGGGAGATCGACCCTTCCTTCATCATCAGCCATCGCTTCCCCCTGGATCGCGCGGCCGAGGCCTACAACCTCTTCGCCACCTCCCAGAACGAATGCACCAAGGTCGTCCTGAAGCCCCACAGCATGAACTGACCGACCGCGCTCCGGGGCGGCCCCCTCGTCCGGCCGGCCGCCCCGGCGTATGCCCCCCCGTCCAACCGAAGGCCCCCGTCGACAGGACCCGAATGATGCCGCAGCCCAACGTCGAGCCCAAGGGGCCCTTCCCGGCCCAGACCCAGTCGGGCCCCGGCCTCGAATCGGAGATGACACCCAGGCCCAACTACCTGGCGCCCAACTACAAGGGGGCCGGCAAGCTCAAGGGCAAGGTCGCCCTCATCACCGGGGGAGACTCCGGCATCGGCAGGTCGGTGGCCGTGCTCTACGCCCGCGAAGGGGCCGACGTCGCCATCGTCTACCTGCCCGAGGAGCAGTCCGACGCCCACGAGGCGAAGGCCGCCGTCGAGGCCGAGGGGGGCAAGGCCCTGCTCCTGCCCGGCGACGTCAAGGACCCGGCCTTCTGCCGGCAGGCCGTCGAACGCACCGTCAAAGAGCTGGGCAAGCTCGACATCCTGGTCAACAACGCCGCCCACCAGCAGAACCACGAATCGCTCGAGGAGATCAGCGACGACGACTGGGACAAGACCTTCCGGACCAACATCCACGGCTATTTCTACATGGCCAAGGCCGCCCTGGAGCACCTCCCCGAGGGATCGGCCATCGTCAACTGCGGCTCGATCACCGGCATGGAGGGGAATAAAAATATGATCGACTACGCCTCGACGAAGGGGGCGATCCACGCCTTCACCAAGTCGCTGGCGCTGAACCTGGCCCCGCGCAAGATCCGCGTCAATTGCGTCGCCCCTGGGCCGATCTGGACGCCGCTCCAGCCGGCCTCGAAGCCCGCCGAGCAGGTGGCCCAGCACGGGGTCAAGTCGCCGATGGGCCGCGCAGGCCAGCCCGAGGAGGTCGCCCCCGCGTTCGTCTTCTTCGCCTCCGACGCCGACTCCAGCTACATCAGCGGCGAGATCCTGACCCTCCTCGGGGGCGAGACCACGGCCGCCTGAGACGCCCGCACGGCTTGCCCATCTTCACGCCGGCGGCGGAACATCCGCCGGGGCGTCGGCTTGAGTCTCGGGCGGGTTCTTGCTGGTTGCTTGACAGGGGGGTTGGCCTTGTTCTAGATTGACCCTTCCTTTTCGGGGCGTCTCCCGGACAGTTCGCCCGCGCACACCACGCCGCTCACGCGGTTTCTCGGTCGCGGGGCGGACCAGATGGCCCACTCGGCAGTCGCCGTCCACCCTTTCAGGTGCCGTTCCTCATGGACAACCCGATTCAGGTCGACCTTGGCCGGATCGCGCAGGACCTCCAGATCCGGCGTGTTCAGGTCGAAAGCGTCGTCCAGTTGCTCGATGAGGGCAATACGGTCCCGTTCATCGCCCGCTACCGCAAGGAGCGGACCGGTAACCTGAACGAAGTGGCGATCTACGAGGTGCAGCTGCGCGTCGGCCGCCTCCGTGAGCTGGCCGAACGCAAGGAGACCGTCCTCAAGTCGATCGAGGCCCAGGGCAAGCTCACCGAAGAGCTGGCCGCCTCGATCCGCGCGGCCGAGAACTCCAAGCGGCTCGAAGACCTCTACCTCCCCTACAAGCCCAAGAAGAAGACCAAGGCGTCGGAGGCCCGCGACAAGGGCCTCGAGCCGCTGGCCTTGCGGGTCTGGAACCGCGACGAGACCCTGACCGACCTGCCCGCCGCCGCCGCCGAGTTCGTCGACGCCGAGAAGGGCCTCGACTCGCCGGAGAAGGTGCTCGAAGGCGTCGGCCACATCCTCGCCGAGGCCATCAGCGAGATGGCCGTCGTCCGCGACGCCGCCCGCCGCGCCGTCTGGAAGACCGGCAAGATCTCCACCATCAAGGGCGAGATCCCCGAAGGCCAGGGCCTGGAGTTCCGCGACTACTTCGAGTACTCCGAGCCCATCGCCCAGATCCCGCCCC
It encodes:
- a CDS encoding DUF1501 domain-containing protein, translated to MSWDKSVVRLGLGQGGAVVNRRHFLKAVTLGAAGAASVSFTDLLSLQAADLRKRNMACILLWMGGGPSQLETWDPKPDHEHGGGTKSIETAVPGIRIAKGWEKTAQVMGDLALIRSMSSKEGNHDRATYQLHTGYVPSGSVRHPGLGSLTAAELGDPKFDLPHVVSIGGPTTGAGLLGAQYEPFVIRDPEKPPQNTTLPVEVRRFDRRIGLLGSLEQVAFGAKGGGDRVNDHAALYKQTRNMVLSPHMKAFDLATEDPKTRAAYGDTPFGNGCLLARRLVEVGVTFVEVRSGGWDTHTLLDLSAKAAPVDAGASALIADLKSRGRLDTTLVVWMGEFGRTPKISARGGRDHFPRAFSMALAGGGVKGGQVIGATTPDGSAVADHPVAVNDLLTSVFHSLKVDPTKENMSPAGRPIKIVDGGKLIAPLFG
- a CDS encoding SDR family NAD(P)-dependent oxidoreductase produces the protein MQLSGRVAIVTGAGSGIGRASAVLLAMQGAKVGLLARSRDDLEEVAAEIRGFGGEALPLEADVSRPDQVENAVEALVADYGRLDIVFANAGVNGVWAPLEELEPREWQETLTTNLMGTFLTVKYAAPHLKKRGGSVIVNSSINGTRVFSNTGATAYACSKAGQVAFAKMIALELAPHKVRVNVICPGAIETDIDRSTEHRNVEDARIPVEFPEGSQPLTGGKPGRAEQVAQLVLFLASDASDHITGTEIWIDGAESLLIG
- a CDS encoding SRPBCC family protein, giving the protein MSTLSTHPTGAISAEEIRAVEDRNRSRLAHVNVADAERWASAVGGGLLATYGLKRGSLGGLALAAIGGALMYRGYTGQCAVYRALEVDTAAGTTGKLAEEVRGGTLVKASLTVDRPAAELFAFWSDVDNLKQFMNHVESISRIDDSHSRWVVKGPFGVKLQWDSEIITSNPPEVISWSSVPGGDLTSAGSVQFRPAPGDRGTEVTLEVNFEPPAGIVGQAIAKFMGESPERVVHDHLRRFKQLMETGEVAANGSLVRPA
- a CDS encoding zinc-dependent alcohol dehydrogenase, with product MKALCWEGKTDVRVNNVPDPKILNPKDAIVRITTTAICGSDLHLYDGYIPTMQKGDILGHEFMGEVIEVGRGVREIKVGDRVVVPFGISCGSCYYCKQKLSALCDNSNPNAYMQEAAYGDTAAALFGYSHMYGGYPGGQAEYARVPFADVGLMKVPDSLTDEQVLFLTDIFPTGYQAADYCDIKGGDVVAVWGAGPVGQFAIRSAFMLGAERVIAIDEFPHRLELARKGGAETLNFREADVVEALREMTGGRGPDSCIDSVGLEAHGLTAGNVYDHVKAALFMTTDRIEVLRQAIHACRKGGHVSVPGVYGGLPDKFPMGALFAKGLTLKAGQTNLMKYMKPLLERVEKGEIDPSFIISHRFPLDRAAEAYNLFATSQNECTKVVLKPHSMN
- a CDS encoding SDR family oxidoreductase, which codes for MPQPNVEPKGPFPAQTQSGPGLESEMTPRPNYLAPNYKGAGKLKGKVALITGGDSGIGRSVAVLYAREGADVAIVYLPEEQSDAHEAKAAVEAEGGKALLLPGDVKDPAFCRQAVERTVKELGKLDILVNNAAHQQNHESLEEISDDDWDKTFRTNIHGYFYMAKAALEHLPEGSAIVNCGSITGMEGNKNMIDYASTKGAIHAFTKSLALNLAPRKIRVNCVAPGPIWTPLQPASKPAEQVAQHGVKSPMGRAGQPEEVAPAFVFFASDADSSYISGEILTLLGGETTAA